A single Lactuca sativa cultivar Salinas chromosome 8, Lsat_Salinas_v11, whole genome shotgun sequence DNA region contains:
- the LOC111911827 gene encoding annexin D3-like — translation MATLQLPQQVPSPAQDSETLRKAFQGCITDEKAMIKLLGHRNAAQRKNIGDTYQELYNQSLVDSLNSKLSGDFGRAVMLWTCEPLERDVRILHKVLNSKQIGMNELAIIIEICFTSSPSHWRAIRDCYNSLFESNFHHDMSSYIVPRSFELNLLRFIMPFRKSLPTVDLDSDIKDTGDDMLDSLVKIMIRCIVSPEKYLAEVIRAAM, via the exons ATGGCTACTCTCCAATTACCGCAACAAGTTCCTTCTCCTGCCCAAGACTCTGAAACCCTCAGAAAAGCGTTCCAAG GATGTATAACCGATGAAAAGGCTATGATTAAACTATTGGGTCATAGGAATGCAGCACAAAGAAAGAACATTGGAGACACTTATCAGGAATTATACAATCAATCTCTCGTTGATTCTCTCAATTCTAAGCTTTCTGGTGATTTTGGT AGAGCAGTGATGTTGTGGACATGCGAACCACTAGAAAGGGATGTAAGGATACTCCACAAAGTGTTGAATTCAAAGCAAATAGGCATGAATGAATTAGCAATAATCATCGAAATTTGTTTTACATCGTCTCCATCCCATTGGAGGGCTATAAGAGACTGCTACAATTCCCTATTTGAATCTAACTTCCATCATGACATGAGTTCTTATATTGTCCCACGATCATTTGAATTG AATCTACTTCGGTTTATAATGCCTTTCAGGAAAAGTTTGCCAACTGTAGATTTGGATTCG GATATCAAGGATACTGGGGATGATATGTTGGATTCTTTGGTGAAAATAATGATTAGATGCATTGTTTCCCCTGAGAAATATTTGGCGGAG GTGATCAGAGCTGCAATGTAA
- the LOC111911829 gene encoding uncharacterized protein LOC111911829: MSSSIQLVTRENGGVPFHCLMLTPTNYTTWAIKMEAIMDAQGVWESIEPAGGEVVDEKKNKSARAYLFQEISEDILLQVAKKKTAKEVWDSLKTRFLGADRVQKARLHTLKSEFEALRMKDGESIDEFAGKLGAMISKHSSLGTTLEDSVLIRKLLDSVPDNYLQLVASIEQYSDVDEMPFEEAVGRLKAYEDRLKLRSNNTTGEGSLLFTRSDGQYNQKASKGGSLSSGKGRGTSHHDRGGRSGGRGRGSTRGRGGRGSFTKFHDSHNNRQKGRDKSHIKCYNCEEYGHYASECKAPKERKDEVNLTQTQNRDDKPEALLLSILGEESNNMVLLNEDKVFPGQKSSGEDLWYLDNGASNHMTGMRSFFAELDEKVTGQVRFGDGSKVKIEGKGTI; the protein is encoded by the coding sequence ATGTCGTCATCTATCCAACTTGTTACAAGAGAGAATGGTGGAGTGCCATTTCACTGTCTGATGTTGACTCCCACGAACTACACCACGTGGGCGATCAAAATGGAAGCTATAATGGATGCCCAGGGAGTATGGGAATCCATTGAACCAGCAGGGGGAGAAGTTGTGGATGAGAAAAAGAACAAGTCGGCTCGGGCTTATCTTTTCCAAGAAATATCGGAAGACATCTTGTTACAGGTGGCAAAGAAGAAGACAGCAAAGGAAGTGTGGGATTCTTTAAAAACAAGGTTTCTCGGGGCTGATAGAGTTCAGAAAGCAAGATTACACACTCTCAAGAGTGAGTTTGAGGCCTTACGGATGAAAGACGGGGAGTCTATAGATGAGTTCGCGGGAAAGCTAGGTGCAATGATCTCGAAGCACAGCAGTCTTGGCACAACCCTTGAAGATAGTGTACTCATAAGAAAACTACTTGACTCCGTCCCAGATAACTACTTGCAACTGGTAGCATCCATTGAACAATATTCAGATGTGGATGAGATGCCATTCGAGGAAGCTGTAGGAAGGCTCAAGGCCTATGAGGATCGGCTGAAACTTCGAAGCAATAATACAACCGGGGAAGGAAGTTTGTTGTTCACCCGATCAGATGGTCAATACAATCAAAAGGCTTCAAAAGGGGGTTCCTTATCGAGTGGTAAGGGACGCGGAACATCACATCATGACAGAGGTGGTCGAAGTGGTGGACGAGGTAGAGGAAGTACACGGGGCAGAGGTGGTCGTGGAAGCTTTACAAAGTTTCATGACTCACACAATAATCGTCAAAAAGGAAGGGATAAAAGTCATATAAAGTGTTACAATTGTGAAGAATATGGTCACTATGCATCAGAATGCAAAGCTCCAAAGGAAAGAAAAGATGAAGTAAACTTGACTCAAACTCAAAATCGTGATGATAAACCAGAAGCACTTCTGTTGAGTATCCTTGGGGAAGAGTCAAACAACATGGTGTTACTAAATGAAGACAAGGTGTTCCCGGGACAGAAGAGCAGTGGTGAAGATCTTTGGTATTTGGATAATGGTGCCAGTAATCATATGACTGGCATGAGAAGTTTCTTTGCTGAACTTGATGAGAAGGTGACCGGACAGGTGCGCTTTGGTGATGGTTCTAAAGTGAAGATTGAAGGAAAAGGGACAATCTAG